TATAGCTACAATATGCAAATTATATTTACCTTGCTGCAATGACTTTTCTGGAGTTTCAGTAGAATTTGTTATACTGCCTTTCGACGTTCTGTAAGACGGtgtttgatttttcattatattccaACAAGAATCCTTAGTGTTGTCGGGTAATTGAACAGCTACCCTTAAATTCTAGGATAATCGCGAGGGTCAGCTTTGCAACGTAACGAGAATGGAAGGTTAGGTAgtactattgaaaataattttgaattcactatatactaaatatttttaattttctcaacaAATACACATTTGAATACTAGagcataaattattattttgaatagtaATTTATTGACTTGAAACTTATATACTTTCATATAAAGCAATTAGTCGGACGTATACGGCTAACTGGTAGTCGTACACATTGAACTAGAAAAAGGAAACGCAAATAAGTGAGAGTTTAGACGCACGCAAGTGAAGACTGTTGTGCAATAAGAAGTATCAGCGCGTCCtcgtaaaaatttatatttatcgtTAATCGTTACTATAATggtctttattaaaatagaacTAAAATTAGTTAGATATGCTTCGAAACAAATACTGACTTATTatcttatatcaaatattttttacagctTGATTATAGCAAAAATGTCAGAACTACCAGAACGCATTCCCAAACCTCAAATGCGTGGACTACTTCACAGcctgataaaaaaaaatttaattttgactgGAATATCGGTATTGATAGCAGGAGGTTATATGAGATTTGTTTACGGAGATGGAAACAAGAGAGCTTATGCTAACTTCTACCTGTAAgttaaatatctttaaaaaaatcttaatattCAACTTTAATGCATGTACAAGtacattgtaatatttttcttatttatttaaacttttttctacgGTGAGGTGAATCTATGCACACGGTGTAtcttacttacttaatttattgatattattacaGTAAATACACTACACTATTCACCAAGACTTATCACTAAATACTTATCTAATCTTTAACTTATTAATTTGTTGGAACAAGGAAATTGCcgttgtatataaaaaaacataatgtaaATAATCCTTCTGGGACATGTACCCGCCGCATCCGCGAAACTTTAGTTTCTATTTACATATAAAACAAGTACAGCTGTGATTTACATCAGTGGATGAATTC
The genomic region above belongs to Diorhabda carinulata isolate Delta chromosome 9, icDioCari1.1, whole genome shotgun sequence and contains:
- the LOC130898247 gene encoding cytochrome c oxidase subunit 6C-like produces the protein MSELPERIPKPQMRGLLHSLIKKNLILTGISVLIAGGYMRFVYGDGNKRAYANFYLNYDAEKEFHTMRKKGLFDSCDPDDDE